The Schistocerca gregaria isolate iqSchGreg1 chromosome X, iqSchGreg1.2, whole genome shotgun sequence nucleotide sequence ctgtcccccattgagcatgtttgggactggatgaatcgtcgtctcacgcggtctgcacgtccagcacgaacgcttgtccaactgaggcgccaggtggaaatggcatggcaagccgttctacaggactacatccagcatctctacgatcgtctccatgagagaatagcagcctgcattgctgcgaaaggtggatatacactgtactagtggcgacattgtgcatgctctgttgcctgtgtctatgtgcctgtggttctgtcagtgtgatcatgtgatgtatctgaccccaggaatgtgtcaataaagtttccccttcctgggacaatgaattcacggtgttcttatttcaatttccaggagtgtagttggctatACACCTGCACTGAATGCCCTTCTTTTGCCATTGGCTGAGCAGATGGGTAATTTGGGCATCTTCTGGAAGAAACTTAAAACAATAATTCACATtccacaccccccaccccccaccccccaaaaaaaattgCAGCTCCTGTAACCtctgggcggggggaggggggggggggcatgttgtgTGTTAATGGCATAAATATTGTGAGTAGTTTGCTGGATCCCTTCTTTGCTGCGCACAAGGCCGAGCTATTCCACTAGCTCCTTGCATTGctagctgcaacaggcagaagacgCGGTTTGTTAGTGCTGACCATCGTAGCAATTTTGACTGACTTAATCTTAAGGTGCAGTGTTGTTCTTCGGCATGTCAGTGTAGGAGTGGGCACTGTGAAAAATCCGTTTGTTTAAATATAAAAGCTGACTAAGGAATTTTCCTTTTTGTGAGACTGCTTGTACAAGATTCGTGTGCTGATTGGAAATTCTAGATTCGTATATTTTACTTTTCACCTTGCTTTTGCATAATCGTTCATTGACTATATCAATACCCATTTGTATTACGATATATTATGAAATTTCAAACACTCTTGAATGCCACAataaactcttaatgttaccgttaATTGAAGGCTTAAACTTATTTGTGCTGTTAAAATTTTTGAGAGTAGTAGTCCTATCCTCGATCAAAACAATCGTTTTCCAATGTCATTGTGTAATTACGGAAGAGACAGGTTACTTTTGTAATTTTTCAGATGCTTACAAAACCATATGTCCATAAGTTAACGGTATGAATGTTTTGGATACATAACTTATTTCCTAGCAGATCAGTGTTTTTGGTTCACAGCTACTGCCAATGAACAGATCAATcttgaatttcattgtatatcaacgcAAATAAAAGTGCTGATTTGAGACTTTTTAGAAGCAATCATTTTCCTGCGTgtaatctgtttatttattttgtaaattggtGTTTGTGATTTAGTTAATGTAGCAGATATTGTAGGTCAGTCCACCCCATTAGCTGAACAGTCAGTGCGTTGGAGGCCACGCacgggggctcgggttcgattcctggctcgggttcgattcctggcttggGTGAGAGAATTTCTCCTCTCAGGTATggggtgttgtgctgccctcatcattatttcatccccattgtcgacgcgcaagtcgccctatgtggcgtcacactcaataagacctgcacttggcagccgaacttcccgccagggaactcccggccactgacgccatatgatcatttccattgtaggtcaacggccttgctgcagaggtaacaccagttcccgtcagatcaccacagTTAATcattgtcaggctgggctagcactttgatgggtgatcTTCCAGGcttccgagcactgttggcaagtggggtacactcagccctcgcgaggcaaaactgaggaACTGCTTgagagagaagtagcggctctggtcttgtaaactgatatacggccgggagagcagtttgctgaccagatgcccctccatatccgcaaccagtgacgcctgtgggctgaggatgatacggcggccggtcagtaccgttgggccctcATGGCCTGTGCAGGCAGACTTTAGTTTTTAGCAGCTATTGTAACTATCACATTGTGTTACGTCTAGTTTTCCCATAGAGAGGAGTATATAATGTTGCTCATTATAACTAtaataaacctcaaagttttaggcAGTGAGTAATTTTAACCAAAggtttttctgttgccttaatagaaatcccgttttgtgtgtttgcttcaattcttatagggaattagcgaTTTTGTATCTCaaaagattaaaagataatcagtgggCTCAATTTGAAGTCATTTGTTTACTGTTATGTAATACATCGCACCGGCTAAAATTCAGCTCGACTGTGAATGCTTTTCGTGAACTCGTaatgagttggttgacatttgtaAGCGGCTGGAAATCGCCCTCAGCACCATCAAACAATTGGCAGCTGCTGCAAATTGTTGTTAGAAGACGACCTGAGAGACATGTATTTCTTGTACCATTACTAAAGGCATCtcaaatactatccactattgtgTATCCTGGCCCCTGTGCAGAAAGTACGAAATCGTCCACATGACTGTGAGTGGCTTTTCAGTCGTAGAGAGAGAGGCATCCTGTACAAGGTGGACAAGGACCAGGGAAGACTCAAGTGGTGTACCAATctccctaaccaacaagtttgagattctgtctttcactgaaactgaaacggagccagtgggactcacttcacctgttttgggtaAACCTGTTTCACCTGGTCAAGAGGAGGCAAATGCGAAAGGGTAGGAGTCGATTAATCTTTGGcagttcaaatgtgtggtgaatgatggcaccccttagggaaatggcagcaagggtcaGGAAAGGACACCAGAAGCACTCAGTGCATATGCCTGGGGccccattcaacatgttgaagaggctactcCAGCAACCACTGAGGGAACAGGATACAACCAACTGCAGGGTggtgcatgttggaacaaatgaagcCTGTCATCTGGGCCCCAAGGTCCTCCTTTGGTCATCCCagagactggcagagaaggttgagaacacCAGACTTGCAGTGTCAATGAAGCACACAATTAACAGCATTCcctccagaactgattgtggccctttggCTCTGAGCTGAGtgtaaggactgaaccagagacttcgaaggttctgtgacaagtctAGGCAGCAACTTCCTGGACTTGAACCATAGGGCAGAGAACAGTacggtccccctaaatgggtcaggaacGGACTACACATCAGAgggtgctactcaggtagctgactgcgtGTAGAGTGCACACAAGGCATCAAAACCAAATAACAAAAGTAGAAAACTCAGAAGTATCAGTATACGATCAAAAGAAATACCTCCCACAggtgagaatattaaaatcctTATGATTAACTGCCAAAGCATAGCCAAGGAAGTGCCAGAGTTCGAAATGCTAATGAAAAGTTGTGAAGTTCACATCACACTAGGTACAGAAAGGTGGTTGaagcctgaaattgatagcagtgatatCTCTGGCGAAAATTATGGGTATATCCAAAGGATTGGCAAAGTGGAAATGGAGatagtgtatttgtcacagtagacaagaaccttaaatccaccaagatagtaactgaagctgcatgtgagactgtttgggtaAGATTCAAAATTAAGGTTGGGCATAAAGTGATAATGATACACTTCTATCGCCCACAAGACTTATCTCCTGATGTAACAGCAAACTTTAGATAAAACCTCAGTTTACTTGCACACAAGTCCCTCAATTGTCACTCTCCTTCATAGGCAGAATGTTGTTTTTGAGAAATTTTTTCCTAGTGCCTTTTTAGGTATCttctaattttattaattcatagcaAGTTTATGTGACTGTCAAGTTAATGTATTAGCTGTTTGGTGAGGTTTTCGGTTTGGGAAGCAAGCGTTACCATCTCTCTGACAGATAGAGTTGTAGATGCACCACTATTTGAAAACAGGGAGGTAAGAGTGGAATAATATTTGATGTATCCCATAGTTAATTTAATGTATGCAACTTATAGAATGTGTTGAAGTTTGACCTTGCTCATCTTTTGTTAGCTGTCTAAGAGAGTGTGGGGAGAGATGGTTCCATTAATGCTACACAAAACTTCTCTCTAGTTTTTGTTACAGGGTACCTCAGTGAGgtcacagttttatttttttaaactttgttgTAACTCTCACTCTCTCTTTGTTAATACTAATGTATTATACCTTCCAGCTTCAATTTTAATAGTAGTAATACAGTGTGTactacatttccttttctttttcagaaaaaagCTGCGATTTGAGATCTTGAAAAATTTTCCACAGTTGAAGGAGGAAGATGTCTTATCTATAATACCAAATAAGGAGGCAGCATCTGTTGTGAAAGTATTCACACACTCAAAGGATTTAGTCATGGTTTACTTTGCTGTAAATAATCCAGTTGTATTTGAATATGAAGGTGTTCTTTTCCCAACAGTATATTTACTGTGGCAATTTCCAGAACTTCTGTACTGTTTCACAACATGGCCACAGGTGTTCCCAAAACTGGCTGGTGGAGCCGACCTCATGTTACCTGGTGTGATTTTGCAAGGTGAATTCAATGCAAAGTCATATGGCAACTTGCAGAAAGGAGAAAGAGTTGCTATTAACACAACTACCAACCTTGCTCCAGTTGCTGTTGGTACGACATATCTCTCAAGCACAGACATGTTTCTTTGTGGCAAGAGAGGTAAAGCAGTGCGCGTTCTGCATTTTCTGGGGGATGACTTGTGGGCACAAGGTACAAAAACAGCAGTACCAAATTTGGGACCTCCCAATGGATTTGCATgtgaaaaagaggaagaagaacatgATTCTTTGCAAAAAGATAATTTGGTGTCACAGATTAGTGAAATTGTCATAGACTCACCAAAGGCTGACTCATCGTGTAGTTCTGAAACAGAAAAGGCAGATGATGAATTTTCTATAACAAATACAAATACCCTTATGGATGAAGTTTGTGAAGAAGCTTCTGAACAGTCAGAAAAAGATAGCGATGAAAAGGAGCTTATGGACGAGCTGATAATGTACTGTTTTCTTAAAGCATTGAAAACGACAGCAAAGAAAGCAGAGTACCCAATGCTGGCAAGCACATTTTGTAAACAGCATTTGTTACCTGCCTGCCCTCCTGGTAAGACACTTGATGTCAAAAAAACGAGCTACAAGAAACTGTCAAAGTTTTTGGTTGAAATGGACGCAATcaatataatcaaagttaaggaactTACCAAAGGTGTCCAACGAATTATGAGTATTGATCTTAGCCATCCAAGATTCAGGGAATTTGTGTATGCAGAAGAAGATAACTGCACATCCCAGCCAGAAACTAAAGATCAAGGTGGCAAAGGAAGCCcagaaataaaagagatgtacgtCGTGACTGCTGCTGTCCTACCTTTGTTTAGGCATTTTGGATATGTGTGAGTAtaagttttaaaaaaatacatattttatgcATGCAAGGACCAAATCTAAACTGTTAAATAATTATGTACGTGATTCTGTCAAACCACAGCTGTGTATATCTACCCCATCAAGGGGCTCAAGAGTCCTTTTTAAGTATTGTAAGTATGTATGTCGTGGCACCTCTACTCGAGGTCTAGTGGGGGACCTCACCTCCCctcccagctctctctctctctctctctctctctctctctctctctctctctctctctctctctgtatctctctctctctctgtatctccttaatACTATGGTGGAAGCATTATCCTTGCTCTTCACTTCAGTATAAGATCTGAGATTTTCAGGGAAGTAGTCAGTATGTATGTTGAGGAAGTTTTACTCACGTTACAGCACCATATCTGGAAACCTTTTTAACATAGTTTTGTCAGTGTTCTTGTAATTTGGATGTTTTTGCATTTTTATTCCCTAGCAAGTTTTCAGTAGCAGACCTGAAGGCAATCCTTACAAACTGCTTTATCATGCCAAATTTGGTATGTAGTAGTGGTCTACGAGCTGTCTATCCGAGGTGGTGGTAGTCCCAGGCACAAAAATCTGCAATTTAGTCAGACCTTTATACTCCAATGCTTCTGCTTGACTCTGCTATACTCTCACATAAAAAATTGAGCATTTTCATGAACCCATCTCGCTGTCTTAATCAGTTTTATTTCATTATGGAAAATCTGTAAATGATAGAAGAAAGCTAAGAGCAGTTTCAAAGTTAATGTGACAGAGGCAGCTAAGaacacacttttatttttattaatgttatATCATGCAGACCATTGTAACCTGCAATAAAATGGATAATACTCTCCGAAGCTGATGAACTTGAGATACCAAACATTTCCTGACAAATTGAGGATGATTGCGAATGGTAATATTTTCTTGACAATGAAATCCCAATTATTTCTAAAACACATTGAGAACATATTTGGAGAGGTGGCAGCATTGAATCGATAGATGGGTAGCAGCTCTTGCCTTAATAAGACAACAAACTTTGTGTGATCGCAAATATTCATTTCTTGTAATGCTTTTACAGATACTATCATCCCCCAAAAAGCCTAAACAAGACGAGAGATATTATTTTCCAAAATGGTGTTGCCCTACAATCAGATGAAAAAATATATACCAATCTCAAACTGTTCAAAAAGAGGGAGGGGTTCATTATAAGTGCTTGATTACTGCTAGCCTTTGTGGTTGAGCCTTCATCTATGGCTGAGTTGAGCTTTGTTCAAAGGTGtagcaggcagtgaaagactttccaGGGGGCTGATCAACAGACCTATCTAGTGCATCTGACAACCAATTTCAAATGCTGTTTGTTGTTAAACAGATGAGGTAAAGGAAGTGTTCTATGACCAACTAAAACAAACAatttagaccgagcgaggtggcgcagtggttggcacactggactcgcattcgggaggacgactgttcaatcccgcgtccggccatcctgatttaggttttccgtgatttccctaaatcattccaggcaaatgctgggatggttcctctgaaagggcacggccgacttccttccccgtccttccctagtctaatgagaccgatgacctcgctgtttggtctcttcccccaagcaaccaaccaaccaaacaattgagagcacaccaactagaaatatcaggatagtgctgggagattttaatggaaaaatcaggaaaagaagaattctacatACCAACTACAGGAAGGCACAGTTTACATGATGAGACCAATGAGAATGGTCAGACAATGATCAACTTAGCTATATCAAAGAAACTGAGAGTAAGTTTTAACTTCAAACACAAGAGAATACATAAGGGAACGTGGTGCTCACTGGATGGAAGAACCACCAACCAGATAGATCACATCTTCGTAGAGCAGCACTATAGCCATAGTCATGGACGTCAGGTCATATAGAGGAGCTGACTGTGCATCAGACCACTTCCTCATTGTGTGCAGGCTTAAACTCATGTTCACCTACATGCATAAGAAGAAGGGGACACTTGAACCAGCTTTGAATGTTGAGAAACTACAAGAAACTGCCATTAAAGAAAAATGTGATTTGGAAATCAAAAACTGTTTTGAGGTCCTAGATACCCTGGAAGCAAGAGAGAACGGGGAGGAAAAGTGGAAAAAAATAAAGTCCACGGTACTAAGTGTAGTGGAGGATACATtgggaagaaagaaaataatgaagaggAGGAAATGGTTCAACAAGACATGCCAGAAGGCTACAGACAAGAGAGGGAAGATGAGGGTGAAGTGGCTAGCTGAcagggagaatgagcagaaaagggaacattttatcAATCTCAGAATGTAGACAAAGAAAATCTTAAGAGCAGAGAAGAGAATTTATCTAAGCAGTTTGCTAGAACAAGTTGAGGCAGAGCGCCAAAACAAGAATTCAAGGAAAttcttccaatacataaaaaatcagaaacgTGAATTTCAGAGATCAACTTTTTTCATTAGAGATAAGAACAGCATCTTAATAAGTGACGAAAGAAATaattgtagaaagatggaaagaatacttctcagaactgttgaaATGCCCAGACTCAGATGAGATGTTACCTGAAGACACTAcgaaggaaaggaaagatgaagacgaatgggaagttagtgaagaagacATGAAGATCACGTTCAAAGGACTCGGAAACAACAAAGCCCCACGGTAGGACAGAATAACATCAGTATTAATCAAAGAGGGAGGTGAGagcttacacttagagatatataaactgatGCAGTTGATATGGGAGGAGGAGACACTACCAGAAAAATGGCAATTGTCTATAATATGCTCAATATACAAGAAGGGAAACAAAATTGAATgtggtaactacagaggaatcagcttgttgaatgtaacaTGTAAGCTActgtccatcattatcctcagaaaagTGCAACCATTTGTAGCAAGCAACATGCAAGAGTACCAAGTTGGCTTTCGACCAAACTGAtagacaatagatcacattttcacactaagacaattgtttgaaaaacactgggaatatgataaagatgtCTACAGCCTGTTTGTCGGTTCTCAATGTGCATATGAGAGTATtcacaggaatagcctatacaatgcaatgtgtgacttcagaatccctgagaagctagtgtGAATTGTGTAAGTTcgtatggaagggtcaaaggcagcaaTATGTTTCCGAGGAGCCAAATCAGAAACATTCaagattgagacaggcctcagacaagggtatgctctctcatgtgttctgttcaatgtcatcttagagaaagtaagaagagtgtaggcaacaggagtgggTTGGAGTACAGATGGATGGTAACTTCagttgtctcgcatatgcagatgacatcgTAGTACTAAGTGAATGAATGCATAAGTTGAAAGGAATGTGCTCAAAATGAATCAAGACAAAAGAGTTCATGCAATTATGAAGAAGACAAGaccaggaagaatttcttgagatggATGGCAAGAGGTTCAGGAGTGTACACCGGCTCAAATACTTCGGATCTTGGTTTACcatggacaacaacataaaaaaatggacatcaaggaaagaataggaGTGGGAATGAAGTGCATGCATTCACTCAGAGAGACGCtaggctctaaatcgatctcagtgaacactaagatgagaatctacaacacagtgatatgcccagcagtaatgtacggttcagaaacgtggagcatgactaagtaagaaaaggaaaaactattaatatttgaaagaagagtagtgaggaagatatgggggcaagttttagataacggagaatggaggaggaggaaaaacaaggaaatctaccttctgatgtgaCAACCAACTATCCTTCtggagataaagagcaaaagaatacaatgggtgggccgtGTAGCCCATATGCCAGAAGCAAGACAGGCAAAGATAGCACtagaggggaaaccaaacaccaaatgcCCCATTGGACAACCAAGGCAACACTGGATGTAcgaggacctagcagccctggggaCTGAAGACACCTGGAGTAACTGGGTACAAAACAGGAAGcagtggaggcagtttgtggaagcagtgtGTGATCTGCAGTGCCTGTGATTCCTGGATATCTATCTACATCTATCTACCTATCTACCCATCTATCTGAGGTTGATAAAAATCCCGAGTCAGATGCAGTCACTTCTCCTGTTTCAGAGCTAGCAACTCAGTCTGCAGTATCTGGGTATAATAGTATATCTGGGATTACTAGTAGCTTGGGGCTCCATTGTTAGGTGCATAATGCTGTGCCTTAGGCATATAGTGACCAAGGAAGGGAAGAACTCCAGTGTGTGCTCTGTGCGCATAGTGGGAGAAGTCGTCCCAGATGTGGAACGAGTCCTTCagtatgccatgaagagcacaggatgcagccaactgcaggtggtggctcatgtcagtactaATAATATGTGttgctttggattggaagagagtGTCTCTTTTTTCAGTGGCTGTCTAAATTGGTAAAGATGGCCTGTCTTGCTTGCaatatgaaagcagagctgactatCCATAGCATCACCAACAAGATTGATTCcagtcctttggtacagagccaagtggagggtctgaattggaGGCTTAGACAGTTCTATAGCCATGTAGGCAACAGATTCCTAGAGTATCACTATAAGGTGGTTAGGGTATCAGGTTCCACTTAGTAGATCAGGGGTCTGTTACGTACAGGAGATGGCTGCACAGGTAGTGGGgtgctgtgtggagtggactggaaAGTTTCTTTAGGTTAGAGGATGTTTGAAAAGAACAAATAGGACTTCAGTCTCAAAACATGCAGGTCAAACATGACCTAGGAACCATAGGTGTTATAGTTGTAAATTTtcatgtgttggaaaagaaccagagctcatgGTGCTAATGCAGAACACTGGAGCTTGAATAATTCAAGATACTAAAAGTTGACTATAGCTGGaggtaagttcagccaaaattttacaAAGGACCTAGCAGTGTTTGGAAAGGATAGAGTAAATATGGTTGGTAGTAGCATATTTGTTGATGTCAGTGGTTTATCTTTTAGtggaattgaagtagatagttccttcatgtcattatgggtagaggttatacttgagaaCTGGAATAAGTTAATAACTGGTTACTTTTACTCACCTCCTTGTAAGATTTCTGAAAAACTCAGGGAAAACATAAGTATTatctcaaataggtaccccactcatacaattaaagttggtggtgacttcagtcttcTTTCAGTGTTGGCAAAAGTACAACTTCAAAGCTGGTGGCAGGTGTAAAacttcatccaaaattgtactaaacactttttctgaaaattattttgttcaatTAGTTCAAGAAACCACCCAAAAGTATAAATGAGTAGGAAAACATGCTTGACCTCTCAGCAACGaaggatacaaggattagtgaccacaaggtcactGTAGCAATACTcaatactgtaacatccaaaccccccaaaaaataaaagtaaaattctttccAGAGTAACTATGAAAGCACAGACCAAATGTGTCTTGAATGCcaagaaatagtattgacagcagTTAAGAGATTAATGCCAAATACATTAATAACATAAACAAAataagcatgctaaatttaaaggAACCTGAAACACCCAAGATTCCCAAAGTTTTACAGGAGCTTGAAATATAGcacagacttcaatgtgagatgcttttaataattcccaCAGTGAAACTCCTTCTCAAAATCTGTCCACACATTAACAAGTCCAGCAGCTTACTAATGAAGCATAGATGAAATATCAGATCAAATTAACAGTGGAAGTGTGCAAACTATACATTGAGAAGTTTATACCCACCTATATTGTAAATTGTTTGATTACATTGTATTATATTTGTAGATGCTTGAAAATGTCCTAATGCAGAAATTGCAATggtaaaataaaattctaacagctgaaagcaagctGAAATCATTTAAAAAGGAAGACAAAAAGTTAGGCAGAGGATTATGCCTTGGACCATTGTCTTATTCTCATAAAACAAATATCAGAAATATCTCAGCTCATTGTAATTGATGGCAAGTCATTGAGTAAAGTAGAAGAAATGTTTGGCATTCCTCAAGGAATTGGTATAGGCCATGTGCTGTTCCTAATgtgattcaggagacaatctgtgcagccctcttagattgtttgcagatgatgctatcatttactacctattaaagtcatcagatggtcaaaacaaattgcaaaatgacttgCACAAGATATCTGCATGCTGCAGAAAGTAGCAATTTGAGCCGAAGTAATCAAAAGTATGTCATCcttcacatgtgtactaaaaggaATGTTAAATTTTGATCACGtagtaaatcacacaaatcaaaaTGCTGTCCGTTCAGTTAAATATCTAGAGataacaattatgaacaacttaaattggaatgaccacatagatagtattgtggaaagatgaaccaaagactgtgttttacacACTTTGAAAATTTCTACTGAAGAAATTATCAATGCCactcttgtctgtcctctgctcgaGTAATGctgtgtgtgggatccttaccaggtaggattgtcagaggtcattgaaaaagttcaaagatgggtaGCTTCTTTTCTACTATTACAAAATAGAGAAAGGGTGTTATGGTTAAGATAAACGGAATGGGAACAAGGATGTTTTTTTGCTGCAGCAAGATCTTTTcaagccagctggagtggccgtgtggttctaggctctacagtctagaacttcgtgaccgctacggtcgcagatttgaatcctgccttgagcatggatgtgtgtgatgtccttaggttagttaggtttaagtagttctaagttctagtcccgtagtgctcagagccattttggaaccaTTTGATCTTTTCACGAACTCTCAATCGcctactttctcctccaaatgcaaaaatattttgccaaCGCTtggttacatagggagaaatgatttttgtaataaaattagagaaatcggagctcacctggaaagatttaaatgttcagttTTCCTGTGTACTGTTAGTGTTGAATGgttgagaaatagtgtgaaagtggttctgccaggcacttaagtgtgaattgcagagtaatcatgtacatgtagaggtAGAGGCCATATTCAGTACAGACAAAAACAACCAGTTAGACATGGTAGCATTCACCTTCGCACTTGAGTGGACTACACCTCCAGAGAAAGTGAAGGTTGTGGTCTACCACACAAAGGAACTAAAgaaattagctgccagtgggcattgatttaaaccaatggggaaa carries:
- the LOC126297719 gene encoding eukaryotic translation initiation factor 2D — its product is MTLFSKTFKVKTNSQLKGSERKKLRFEILKNFPQLKEEDVLSIIPNKEAASVVKVFTHSKDLVMVYFAVNNPVVFEYEGVLFPTVYLLWQFPELLYCFTTWPQVFPKLAGGADLMLPGVILQGEFNAKSYGNLQKGERVAINTTTNLAPVAVGTTYLSSTDMFLCGKRGKAVRVLHFLGDDLWAQGTKTAVPNLGPPNGFACEKEEEEHDSLQKDNLVSQISEIVIDSPKADSSCSSETEKADDEFSITNTNTLMDEVCEEASEQSEKDSDEKELMDELIMYCFLKALKTTAKKAEYPMLASTFCKQHLLPACPPGKTLDVKKTSYKKLSKFLVEMDAINIIKVKELTKGVQRIMSIDLSHPRFREFVYAEEDNCTSQPETKDQGGKGSPEIKEMYVVTAAVLPLFRHFGYVKGTSLPVSLLRKHITDYVKEENLQSTSDRRMVNLDATLRKVTNTTDDTLALNWEELITKTMSRMTHSYQCTISGKAPVVNKGKLEPITIHVAKRTGNKKVTLIDNLELYGVVMQDFSRECQHGVAASTSISSVPGKKSQQLMVQGDQTIFVEKLLRTKYEIPKRYILAGN